The region GGTAAGATAAGTAGGTCAATGTTCAAATTTGCAACAATTAAATACTCATACATCCACCAAAGGTATCTTAATACTGAGGCTTGGCTACGGCAGCCATGGGCATTAGACCAAGATGGAGTAAATGGATTTCTAAATAGGATTAACAACAAAACTTAGGATTCTGAAAAGAGAGAAACATTAGAATGCTCTTCATTTTCACACTTGAAACCAAAAATTTAGGTGCAAAGTATATCAGAAAGTATGAAAGGGGCAGAAAACCTTACATGTTCTCCAATCTTTTTACCAACAATAAAATGGGAAGAATGTTTCACCATCTCAAACAGTTTGCCACCTCTTCTCTGACTCCAGCAATAGCTTCAATAGCTTTTAACATTACATTGTGTTTTCTATCTTTTCTAGCACCatcctccaaaagaaaaaactttGACTTATCCTTGATTCGTTCAAGGTGCAAATGCTCTTCATTTTCCTTTGCTCTAAAGAAGAGAGTTCTTCTGAGCgtcatgattaaaaaaaatacagtcATAAACATTATGATTGCAGAAAATTGGGGAATCCATACGtttcaaaacattttttttggaaaaagaaaatacaatTTCTTGCAAATGTTCATTAATCATCACATTAAAGAGATAAAAGCTAAATACTCTAGGCAAAAAGAATAATCCAAATTTGCAAAGGCTAGGATTAACACTCATAATACATCACATGATACCTTCCCCCATTTCTTCCTCCATCACATAGTACTCTTTCCCCTCCTCCATCTATTCTTCTTTCTTTGCCTCCATGGCTACTCGTCGGGCAGCAGCAAGTGACCAACAACCACACCTCAAGGAGCAGCAATAAGATAACGACGCCACTATGTAATacaatatattattaataagatCTCTCACTAaattgaatgaaggaattgaaatagGAAAAAGTTGTTTGCCACCGCCATTGCTATGTAGCTGTATTGAAATTTTTCTGCACCATGACTTAATAATTGTTAAGTTTTAAAATAGCAATTGCATTGGACCACAATAAACAATTGTCACGATTCAAGTTTCACTTTGGCTGGCCAATATAATTAAGTGTGTTGCAATACTATATCAAGAATTCAATGGCTTGTGGGTGGTGAGATATGTGACTTGGTGAGGCATCAGATGCAATCTGTGTTTGTTAGGTTGGGTGAGGGTGAAAAGGTAGGAATTGGTTAGGTTTTTACGGCCTACAGGTTGAGAAGAATTAGGAAATAGGGTTTGATATTTGCTGCTACTATTTCAcgaaaagaaggaagaagaaacagggAGAGTCTCACGTGATGTAGCATAAGTATTAATCCCAACCTTTGatttttaataaaatcaatGGCTAAGATTTGGAGTAAGTTTTTTAAGTTACTCATGGAGTAAATGGAGTCCTCCTCTTTTTTTTAGAGATTGTGAACCGGAAGTGGTGGAGCTGGGCGAGGTAGGAGAGGTTGTGGGATgagaattccatggaggagatggtggaggtagacagggttttaagagggtttttgctaatgggatgtattattgatttaaatcacttataagattttatttttgtttaaaatgacagtttttttaggaaattttaaggttaaaataaaagaagatataaaataTTTACCCATTGaatatctttttgttttttccttcacATGAATCTCTTATAAATGGAACATGATCATgttggattttatttattttaatatttaacataatcacttgtttttttttaaattaaatatgtaataaAATCCTgagttaattaaaaatccaacaattcaacaaaaataccataaaaattaattaatactctaaaaataaataataagataaattaagataaaatcaagaaataaacaacctaaatcctaatcaaatctaaattttaaaaaggtactgaataaatatagataaaaactatcaaaatctagcaaatcacaataaaaactcataaaatcctgaattaattaaaaatccgaaaattaataggtggaaaagctgacgtgtaaataattaaataggtggaaaagctgacgtgtaaataattaagtgagaattaatctcggagcgacacgtcactaacttggcctgtgaaagcgacacgtcatgctagaagttgttcttttctaatatatatagataagttgttttgcaaaactaatgcactttttctctctttcttccttatataccctcatttaatattatatatcttAATTACCAActtcaattttcacctatcacaactctcactatccacttaaccaataataacatttctctctccttaatataacacaactttaaataagggtattttaataaaaaaaaattatcaattaataagctcttaaacaatgtgcacaacctaaaacaacctatattttggaacggagggagtagttgttagtaatgttagaaAATTAGTCATCTTCAGAGTTTGAACCTTCGACCATTCACCCTCCCAACCTCTTATGttcataactcttaccacttgagctaaccttcgGGACATTCACTCACCTAAATGAATTTCAAAAAGTAGAATACagaattataattataaatgtttaaataaatttatcaaGTTACAAAATTTATACACTGATTTTCATCTAATAATAACTCCACACCGCACTAGGCATGCATTCCTCACTTTTGGAATAAAGACCGGAAAAGATAAATGGACTTATAGACGTTAGAATCTGTAACGGCTACTTTTTCTCTTGGAATTTCAAAACGACAAAACCCAAGTTccactctcactctctcttcattttcttgcattttctctctcaattttctcaaccGAGTCACCGATTCAACTCACAAAGATTCAACCTCCACCGTCTCTTGATTCTGGGTCTCGTCACAAATCCATGGCTCCAACACCATCTTCCAAATCAAACCATTTCACCATGTTGAAGACTCCACAGTCCAAGCATCGGTTGAACTTCAATGGCGTCAAAGCTCCACTTTCACACCCATCTCCCAATCACAACCCTAACCCTAATTCTGGTCCTCATGAACACCCCATTGAGGTTATTGCGAGAATCCGTGACTACCCAGATCGGAAAGATAAGCCATTACCGGTTCTTCAGACGAATTCCCAATCGAGGTCGATTAGGGTTCGTGCGGATTTTGGGTATCGGGATTTTACTCTTGATGGGGTTTCAGTGTCGGAGGAAGAGGATTTAGATTCGTTTTATAAGAAATTTGTGGAGTCAAGGATCAGTGGGGTTAAGCTGGGGGAGAAATGTACTATCATGATGTATGGGCCAACTGGGTCTGGGAAGAGTCATACTATGTTCGGGTGTTCGAAGCAGGCGGGGATTGTGTATCGGTCGTTGAGGGATATTCTTGGAGACGGGGATTCGGATGGTGATGGAGATGGTGAGTCTAAAGGGTTTAGTCTTGGTGTGGGGACTTTTGTTCAGGTTACTGTTTTGGAGATTTATAATGAGGAGATTTATGATCTTTTGTCTACCAAtggaggtggtggcggtggaggatTTGGATTCGGGTGGCCTAAAGGCAGTGGTTCAAAGGTAATTGAATCATACATACATGTTGGTTGGCAATTTTATCTGTGTTTTCATTTTTCCATCAATTGTTTTGTGTCTGTATTTTGTAGGATCTTGTGTTTCGGATTTGACCTTAGGTTTTgcattatgattattatttttcatttggcTTAGTACTGATTGTCCATGCTCATGAAATTTGTACTTGTTAGTAGTTACTTATTTTCATAACTTGTACAAATTTAGCTgccaaattttatttaatttgttgcTCACTTTGCTTTACATTTTTGCTGGGCTGTATGATTATATTTATGTACTTTCTGAAGGAGGACTAGTCCTAATATGATATTTCTTACTTCAGAAAATAATCCCCCCTGTTGGTATGCTTTTATTCACAACAATAAGGCGAGTCTTTACaggaaaaatataattttagtaaatGCTGCTTTAAACTTTTATAGGAATATTTTTTGGAGTTCATTTTGCAAGATACTTTTCGAAGACCATAAGTATAGATTGGCCATGTTTCTCTTATTACCATCAGCAATCAGCATCTTGAAACATATAGATTTTTTCAGATGTTTATGCGTACTAGTTTTACAAATCAATTATTGAAAAAGTACATACAGATGCTTGTTCAGAAGTAAAAAAATTGAGCAATTGCTTTTTACTTTTAGGTGAAACTTGAAGTGATGGGGAAAAAGGCAAAGAATGCAACCTATATATCTGGAAATGAAGCCGGGAAGATCTCAAAAGAAATTCAGAAAGTGGAGAAACGAAGGATTGTTAAAAGCACGCTTTGTAATGACAGGAGTTCTAGAAGTCACTGCATGGTATGGTTACTCTGGAAGGTGGTTCTGATAAAATTTATTCTTTGATTGGTATCTGATGACATGTCTTCTGTTGTGATCAGGTTATCCTTGATGTTCCAACTGTGGGAGGGAGGCTAATGCTTGTAGACATGGCAGGTTCAGAAAATATTGAACAAGCTGGTCAAAGTGGATTTGAGGCCAAAATGCAGGTAACTTGTTTGTCATGGTTGATTTTAATTCTTGAATCATGCAGGGCTCTCTATGCTGATATTTTACTGTTAATAAAATTACAGACTGCAAAAATCAATCAAGGAAATACAGCACTGAAGAGAGTGGTCGAGTCCATTGCAAATGGTGATTCACATGTACCTTTTAGGGACAGCAAACTTACCATGCTTCTGCAGGTAATTACAGTTTCATAATTGAGTGAATTCTTGGATTCCTGTTCCATGTAATTGCAAGTTTTATTGATGTGTAAGCTTACTTACCATGCTTTTGTTATTTTCCCCTTTTAGGATtcctttgaagatgacaagTCAAAAATTCTAATGATATTGTGTGCAAGTCCCGATCCTAAGGAGATACATAAGACAATCTCTACACTTGAATATGGAGCCAAAGCAAAATGTATAGTTCGTGGCCCTCATACACCCCCAGTCAAGGATGAGGATTCTTCTTCTGCTGTTATCATGGGGTCAAGAATTGCTGCAATGGATGAATTTATCATGAAGCTTCAAATGGAAAACAAGCTAAGAGAGAAAGAGCGGAATGAAGCGCACAAAAAGCTTAtgaagaaagaggaagaagttgCTGCGCTAAGAGCTAAACTGGAAGTGACTGTAGGCAAAGGAATTCCTCCAAGTGAGGAGGAGATTAACCTCAAGGTAAATGAACGAACCCGGCTTCTGAGACAAGAGTTGGAAAAGAAGTTGGAAGAGTGCCAAAGAATGACTAATGAGTTTGTTGAATATGAGAGGAAGAGAATGGAAGAAAGGATATTGCAGCAGCAGGAGGAAGTTGAAATTCTGAGGAAGAGGCTGGAAGAAATCGAGTTGCAGCTATGTAGTTCTTCAAGGCGTACCGAGGAAAACGAACCAAAAGATGTGGAGTCAAGTGGGTTCGCAAGAAGGCTGATGCGTATTTACAAAAGTGAGGAGGATCCTGGAATGGTGAAATCAATGGATTTGGACATGGATGATCAAGAACCTGTTGCGCGTGAGGTGAACATTGTGGGTGGAGTTATGTGCAGGAGTGGTTACAATGTTGTGCAAGACTTCTCAAATCAACTTTGTCCAAACATTCTGAATGGTGCACAAGAAGATACTTATGCTTCTGCACCAAACTTTGGTCAAAGAGCAGGTCTCAGTACAGTGtatgaagaagaggaggaagtagaagaagaacaggatcaagaagacaaaggagaagaagatgaggaagtgGAGAAAGAAGTCATAGAGGAAAAGAGGGTATGTTCTGTTGACAAGCCTAGTGCTGCTAGCCCTTTTGCAATTCATAGCAGAAGTCCAAAGAGAGAGGATCATAGTTTCAAGGGAAATTCAGTGGATGACAAGGAAAATGGATCTAGACTACTGAGAATTCAAAATATATTCACTCTTTGTGGGAACCAAAGAGAGCTGTCCCAGCACATTGGAACCCCAGTACCTTCAAAAAAGAGGTCTGATGAAACTCTTGATCTCAAGTTTTCTCCTGTGAAGGATTCTGTTTTGAAAGTCTCCAACAAGGAGAACATGGGACCTCATAATGTTGTGGGAAATTAGTCACAACTGTTtgtattgaaatttgaaaaaagtTGTACAATATGTGATGAGCATGTGTTTCCTTCTGGAAATGTGTTGAGTTTCCTTCTGGAAATATGTTTTATTGAGTACACTATCTCAAACCTCAATATTGATACTATGTCTTTTTGAGGTTTACCTTATGGATGTGTATAAAGACATCAGATTAATTGTTTGTGTGCCCTTATTGCTTACTACCTCCGTTCGTATTTAACTGTGTATATCTGCACTTCACTTTTATCAATAGGATTCATACCAATTAAAACAAAATAAGCAAAGCAGTACTATACATTGATTCAGTGCCAGTTAACTTTTACAATTTGGAGGGATCCACTTGCAAGAATGCAAAACCAAAAAGGACTATCAAGTTGTTTTTACACTTCTAAACTTGCCTATTATATCAATcaatcattttaaaaatttattgcacTTTATATTTCCAATATAGTAAATTACTCCCTCCATTCTTAACTATATCCTTTGACAATCACATATACTAAGAAAACATGTAATAAAGGTAATTAATGTATCGGTTTCAAAAAGTCTATACAATCTTCCACATCTACTCTTAATTAATGTATTAGGTAGTATTGTTGAAGAGAGTTAATTACTTGTGATAATCACAACTTTAAAATTACAAAAAGTTTAATATATGGAAGAGTATAGTAGGGAGTCTTATACATAAAGAGACACCAAAATTTCTTTAAGGGGTTTTATAATGAGAAACAGGAGAgagtaataaaactaatttcactttttaatttttatattcttGTAACCAACCTTTAGAAGTCCACTATAAAGacaacaatttttaaaaaaaaatgcgtATCCTTCACTGAGACAATCATATTCGAGTCGGATAGTATCTCTATGAGCACTTCCTTTAATGTATTTAGCACAACCGCATTAACAGAAAATAATACAAAAAATGATAATatactaaaaataatattatgctGAATGAGAATAATACATATGCACTGGTGATGTACATGACTTTTACCCTCTCAACAAACTATTATTCAAAATTTTACCAATTTGAAtgtataaaataatttaatttaagtttagttaaaaaaatgttttactCATATTACTGTTGATAGTATTAAAGTCTTTTATGTTGTTGATGCATATATTTTGGTCTTGACCAATATATCTCCATAACTAGTAGTCGTTAGACTCATTCATCGACTCTCAGTCAACCCACTATGCGGTAAGGGAataatcaataatttttttccattcACACTGCAACTTAATCTTCTTGGTTTCATGGGGGTATATAAATGAAACTAAGATCAAATCAATGTAAAAAAGAAACATAAAAGAACAGTGGCATTTAAAGAGTTGATGTCAAAACATCAAGCAACAAGATCAtgttgtataaataattaacaaaGCAAGATTAAATCCATGCCCCTGAAATCTCTCTCTAATGGTCGATATGCTTTTTGTAATCCTTTCCTAGAAGGACTTTAGTGTAATCCCTGAGCTTTGGCCCTCCAtagtacccaaaaaaaattaaaatataataaaaaaatgtttttgtttttgtctgAAACTGAATAAAATATACTATTATTCCTCAAGATAGAAAATCTACTGGGCCGCAGACCCAGGCCCAGGCCCAGGCCCAAGATCTGTACAAGAGATATCAGACAAGGAATCATTCTTGGAGGACCTTCGGCTTCTGGGCCTAGCGGAACCTTCCTTGTCGTCAGAGGATGTTTTGGACTTTCTCCGATGAGAGTGTTTGGgcttgttgttgttttcttcctcctccgtcGAGTGACGGTGGTGCCTTCTAGCAGATTCGGAGGAATGGTGTCGTCGAGAGGGCTTGTTGGGATTCAACGACGATCCTTCGACGGAGGAAGAACCCTCTCTTGGTGGAGAGTTGGTTGAAGAGGATTGGTCTGTTGATGCAGAACGTTGCCTCGGCTTTCGAAGGTGGTGGCTTCGCTTCCCTTCACCTTTGCTACTATTATTGTTGGTATCACTATTCTctgcaacaacaaaaaaaaccagGGTTCATGAATTTGATTTGTATAGATTTTAAGATGAGAATGATAATTTGAAAAtgacttaaatatgttttttattttgaaaatatagcaaatgtttgttttaatccttgaatttttgtttttaatgttaAGTCCCGTAAATATACATTGTTATTTGGTTTGATATTGTGGGACCCACTCATTTACACAGCTCAATCATTATCGTTTAGTTTTACTTACGTGACTCGCAAATGTTTGTTATGTGTAGAGTCTAGGTGACATTGAGTTGTCTAAATTGATGGGTCTCATGGTGCCAAATGAAATAATAACATCAAGTAGGAAGGGTTACTGAAAGGTAAAACTTAAAGGCAATGACTAACAATGTATATTATCAGGgattaaaaactaataaaatgttTTTGAGGGACTAAAACAAACATGTGTTATTTTTGCAGGtaccaaaaatatatttaagccTTTGAAAAggatatataattaaatcataCCTTCAGGCATCTTATTGGAGTTTTCTTCTGTTGCTCCAGGTTGAAGTTCCGATGGTTCTTTGAACTCAGTCATCTGCACCATTTCACCAATTGCACATTTAAAACATGTGATCAAATTTGGAcccagaagaagagaaaaaaaatactcaGATCATGTGAGAGTGTTGTTGACCGATGAATTGAAGGAATGAAAGGAGAATATCAAAATTGTACCCAGCTTGGTGCAGTTGTTGATGAATTTTCACATCCTATATGTGCCACATGCTTTACATCAGTTGGGAACCCAATTTCTATCTCCTGGTGTTCTTCCTCCTCATCTGCAAAATTGTTATCATAGATTATTTTGCATAAATTAGCAATTTATGTACATGTTTTGATTTTGCATTTGG is a window of Lotus japonicus ecotype B-129 chromosome 5, LjGifu_v1.2 DNA encoding:
- the LOC130720335 gene encoding kinesin-like protein KIN-10A translates to MAPTPSSKSNHFTMLKTPQSKHRLNFNGVKAPLSHPSPNHNPNPNSGPHEHPIEVIARIRDYPDRKDKPLPVLQTNSQSRSIRVRADFGYRDFTLDGVSVSEEEDLDSFYKKFVESRISGVKLGEKCTIMMYGPTGSGKSHTMFGCSKQAGIVYRSLRDILGDGDSDGDGDGESKGFSLGVGTFVQVTVLEIYNEEIYDLLSTNGGGGGGGFGFGWPKGSGSKVKLEVMGKKAKNATYISGNEAGKISKEIQKVEKRRIVKSTLCNDRSSRSHCMVILDVPTVGGRLMLVDMAGSENIEQAGQSGFEAKMQTAKINQGNTALKRVVESIANGDSHVPFRDSKLTMLLQDSFEDDKSKILMILCASPDPKEIHKTISTLEYGAKAKCIVRGPHTPPVKDEDSSSAVIMGSRIAAMDEFIMKLQMENKLREKERNEAHKKLMKKEEEVAALRAKLEVTVGKGIPPSEEEINLKVNERTRLLRQELEKKLEECQRMTNEFVEYERKRMEERILQQQEEVEILRKRLEEIELQLCSSSRRTEENEPKDVESSGFARRLMRIYKSEEDPGMVKSMDLDMDDQEPVAREVNIVGGVMCRSGYNVVQDFSNQLCPNILNGAQEDTYASAPNFGQRAGLSTVYEEEEEVEEEQDQEDKGEEDEEVEKEVIEEKRVCSVDKPSAASPFAIHSRSPKREDHSFKGNSVDDKENGSRLLRIQNIFTLCGNQRELSQHIGTPVPSKKRSDETLDLKFSPVKDSVLKVSNKENMGPHNVVGN
- the LOC130718438 gene encoding CRIB domain-containing protein RIC10, which codes for MTSAAVKGQMKGLLKGLRYISQIFDEEEEHQEIEIGFPTDVKHVAHIGCENSSTTAPSWMTEFKEPSELQPGATEENSNKMPEENSDTNNNSSKGEGKRSHHLRKPRQRSASTDQSSSTNSPPREGSSSVEGSSLNPNKPSRRHHSSESARRHHRHSTEEEENNNKPKHSHRRKSKTSSDDKEGSARPRSRRSSKNDSLSDISCTDLGPGPGPGSAAQ